The genomic segment GTGGTGTCCCCgttctgttttcaggaagattctgGGATATAACTACAGAATTATAATCAGTCCCAaattgggttgctgagagttttccggctctatggtcatgttccagaagcattctctcctgacaattcgcccacatctatggcagaggttgtgaagtatatcagAAAATTGAAGgtccagattgggagaaagaactcttgcctgttggaggcaagtgtgaatgctgcaatttattacattgattagcattggtgcttcctgcctgggggaatcctttgttgggaggttttagctggccctgattgtttcatggctggaattcccgtttttggagttttttatttactgccctgattttagagttttttcatactggtagccagattttgttcattttcatgggtttctcctttctgttgaaattatccacatgcttgtggattccaatagcttctccaacagacaaagagttctttctcccatcctggaccttccagtttccaatatacctcaacctctgaggatacctgccatagatatgggtgaaacatcaggagagaatgctactggaacatagccatacagcctggaaatactactactactaccactatgactactactactactactaataaatacTACATCCTGCTGCCATTTcctagagggactcggggtggatcacagaacactcAAGTTGTGACACAAAACATAAGACAgtaaacatcataaattcacagtatcccttggtaaaaacaataaaatacaaccattgctgtagaccaggggtccccaaactaaggtctgggggctggatgcagccctccaaggtcatttgcctggcccttgtcctaaactttagaattagggttgacctaagtctacctggtctttggaggtctctttgcttacctatgattttatgagaccatctagatggcttttggaggtccctttccttacctatggtcctatgagaccgtctagatggcctttgagggtccctttctttacctatggtcctatgacaccacctagatggtctttggaggtctctgcttacctatggtcttatgagatcatctagatcaggggtccccaaactaagacccatgggccggatgcggccctcccaggtcattgacctggcctctgtcctaaactttaaacttagggttgacctaactctgaaatgatttgaaggcacacaacaacaatcctgattttggactatttcatcacagtccgtcctgccaacagcctgagggaccatgaattggccctccacttaaaaggtttgaggacccctgctgtagataaAACGGCAGTATTTGATCTCAGAAATGTAAAGTGCAAATACAGAATCTAAAGGTCCACATATGTATTATTAGAGTCTAAACATGATTGAAggaaagctcacaacaacccggtgattctggccatgaaagccttaaacaGTCTAAAATACCTTGCCGTGCCACGAGGGGGGGGAGCCCCCCTCCGATGGGGCAGTGggttatacaatatatatatatgtgtgtggcattctgccattgtgtaagaccgctctgggtcccccgggggagaagagtggtatattaaataaataaacttgctgaccgaaaggttggtggtttgaatccgggaagtagggtgagctcctgctgttagccctagcttctgccaacctagcagttcgaaaacatgcaaatgtgagtagatcaatagttatgttctggtgggaaggtaataatgctccatgccatcatgccttagaaatggagattggcATCCTTCAgagctggacatgactagacttaaggtcgggaaaacatttacctttttacctGCCATGTGGGGCTTCTAGGAATTTAAATCCAACCGTAATTGGAGAACCAAAGCTTAAACacacctttttttttaaatgttagccaAACGTCCCCTGACAGGGATTGCTTCCTCCCACTTCCGGGTCAAGCCATTCTGTTAGCTCTGTTTCACTTCGACGGCCTTGGCCAGATTCAGTggcatcctgggacttgtagtccacgGAAGGGCATTGAGAACTCAACCAGAGTGCTAGCGGCTCTCGCTAAAATACAAGCCCCATAATTCTACAGGCGGTTGCCATGACGGCGACAATGGAACATAGAGTTGCTTCTTAAAAATAATCAGAAATCCGATTTAGCGCAGGTGAATTCGCCTCCGCAATCCGGAAGCAGTTGTGGGCGAGGGGGCCTGGTGGGCGGCTGAGAGGAGAGGCGCGCGGAGGGCGGGAAAGGCGGCTCGCGGAGGGGCCCCTGGGGCGGATGGGGACGCCTTTGCCTTAGCGCGGCCTGGCTGCTCTCGAGCGGCGCGAGGAGCCTTGGCTTCCGGTACAATATGTTCAAGAGAATGGCCGAGTTCGGGCCTGACTCGGGAGGAAGAGTAAAGGTGAGAGCGTCGGTTGGAGGgacagaggggaggggggagggggtgcaCGCCCGCGTGCGCGTGCTCTGGTGGCCTAGCCAATAGCGGTTGCATTCGATTGTCGCCAAAGTAACCTGAGAGACTTTGAGGGGGAAAGGGCGGGGCTGTGCTGGGCTCTGTTTCCGTCTCTTATCAGTGCAATTTGGAGTTCAGCTACTTGTTTTGccccacttttaactgctatggaatccagggagttgtagtttggtgggggcACCAGCCCTAAGATCTTGTAACAaagctataattctgtagtattgggccatggcagtaaaaaagggtgtcaaactgcattcattccacagtgtagctgCACTCATGGTATCGTGCATTAACTCTATAGTctggagcaggcctgggcaaacttgggcccgccaggtgttttggactccaactcccacaattccaaacagcctcaggccctttcctgtggtggaagccttcaaagaaggagcttccaccacactccaggcagagagttccactgctgaacagctctcacagtgtggaagttctttctgatgcttaggtggaatcttctttcctgtagtttgaagtcattatcCCACTTCCTAGtatccaggacagcagaaaacaagcttgctccctccttatgacttcatctcacatatttatacctggccttcatcatgtctcaCAGCCTTTTCTGCagattaaacatgcccagctctttaagccgctcctcatagggattgttctccagacccttcatcattttagtcgcctttctctggatgcattccagcttgtcaacatctcccttaaattgcagtgcccagaattggacacagtgttgtagatggtctgaccaaggcagaatagaggagtagcatgacgtccctggatctagatattaTACTCCTATtcatgcagaccaaaatcccattggcctttttagctgtcatatcacattgttggctcatgttaacttgttcacgaagactccaagatctttctcacatctACTGCTGTTGAACCAGgtgtccccattctgtatctttgcatgatTACATATTTTGGAGATGAGATCCAAGTCTAAGCAGGACATTCTTTTGTGTCccttatacaccttatacacatattcAAATCTTGTAGTAATCTGCTAATAATAGTTTATTCATATTCCTCCCTATTTCCCCGAGGAGACTCGgggtggattccagcatacacaaacacaaaggcaaacattcaatgcctagaaacaatcataacacagataaaggtaaatgcTTGTCTGAAGAGTCAATTTTCTGAATTTAAGTTGCCTCCTTTTTATCTATTTGAAGGGTGTGACTATTGTGAAACCTATAGTTTATGGGAATGTGGCACGCTATTTTGGAAAGAAACGAGAAGAAGATGGACACACACATCAGTGGACAGTGTATGTTAAACCTTACAGAAATGAGGTAGgcaaaaagggagaaatgtactAGAATCGTATCCTGAATACTTATGATGCATCTCGATTCTACTCACCTCACTTTGCCGCTAACTAGGTCAgcactggttagtacttggatgggagattgccaatgaatatcaTGTGCTGTTGGGCTATATTTTAGAAAAGTGAATTGGAAAAAATATCTCTGGGTATtaattgtctaagaaaaccctgtaaaattcatggggttgccttgATTCAccagcaacttgaagacacacatacgTAAGTATAATTGCAGTTTCTAGAAACAGAAACCATACAGCAAATAAATGATGGGTAAATAGAAAAAGTGATCTGAATAACCTAGGGTCAATAGTGATCTGAATAAATTGTCCTTTTGGAAATTGCTCTTTTGTTGGAATCTGAAGTGCCTCTAGGCAGGACACACGTCATTCATTTCTTTGTAAATGTACTCAGCATTAGGTGTGCTTATTTCAGAAAGCTTTTTGGTAGAAAATTAGAGGTCACACAAATGCTCGCTAAACCAATCTGGTAGGCTGTGAAGGGAACAGACAACAAAGGAGACaatgaaacaatataaaatgtgTTACTAAATGTGTAAGTAAGTGTTGGCTATATTTGTTCTAGGATATGTCTGCCTATGTAAAGAAAATCCAGTTTAAGTTGCATGAAAGCTATGGTAATCCACTGAGAGGTATGGTGTCAatgtgacttatttatttattgttttagtaCATACACATTTTCTTCACTTTTAAAAGATAGTGTGGTTTGcagcctttccttcttttctgtttTAGTTGTAACGAAGCCACCATATGAAATCACTGAAACAGGCTGGGGTGAATTTGAAATCATCATCAAGATATTTTTTATCGATCCTAATGAAAGACCTGTAAGTATTACTTCCACCTCTAGCAAAGTCCTACTTTTCATACCTAATTGAATTGAAGGTGTTTCATATCAGCTATGACAGGTTTGCTCCTACATGCCTTATTGGGAATCATTCAGAAAGTGTAATTGTCTTTAAAATTGCCTCTACAGAAATTCTTAAGTTAAACTACTAATAAAAGCCCAGTGTATCAGTTTCAGTAACTCTTTTTCTATGCTACTAGAAATGTACTGTGTGAACTGTAACCTTGAAGGTTTCCTGCTATTCATCTTCAAGCTATTTCTCCAGATTTTGCTTAGATACTGTGTTTCCTTTTATCATAATGAATCATTATTAAAATGGgaaaaattataatatttaattctgttgtaGCATAGTTTTTATATTTCATAGTAAACAGGATTTTTTTCCCTCTGTAGGTGACCCTGTATCATCTGTTGAAGCTGTTTCAATCTGATACTAATGCAATCTTGGGGAAGAAAACAGTAGTTTCTGAATTTTATGATGAGATGGTAAGAAAACAAACCGTTAAGGAAAATGTATTTCACAGCTTCAAAAACCACAGCTCCAgaaattcattctttttttctgcaTTAGATTTTTCAGGATCCTACTGCTATGATGCAGCAGCTCTTGACCACTTCTCGTCAGTTAACACTTGGTGCTTATAAGCATGAAACAGAGTGTAAGTGTTGAATGCCAGTCTTTGGTTGAATTAGAATTTGGTCTTTAAATGCTTTATTGCCCCTTTTTGAGAATGAAAGCCTAGGGCCACAACTTTACA from the Anolis carolinensis isolate JA03-04 chromosome 5, rAnoCar3.1.pri, whole genome shotgun sequence genome contains:
- the yeats4 gene encoding YEATS domain-containing protein 4, which translates into the protein MFKRMAEFGPDSGGRVKGVTIVKPIVYGNVARYFGKKREEDGHTHQWTVYVKPYRNEDMSAYVKKIQFKLHESYGNPLRVVTKPPYEITETGWGEFEIIIKIFFIDPNERPVTLYHLLKLFQSDTNAILGKKTVVSEFYDEMIFQDPTAMMQQLLTTSRQLTLGAYKHETEFANVEVKTREKLEAAKKKTSFEIAELKERLKASRETINCLKNEIRKLEDDDQSKEI